One Jannaschia sp. GRR-S6-38 genomic window carries:
- a CDS encoding rhodanese-like domain-containing protein produces the protein MEKKTAAELVAAARERIEEWDVARLRAAPDAVIVDIRDVRERAKGKIPGSVHAPRGMLEFWWDPESPYHREVFAGPGPYVLHCASGWRSALAAAALQDMGYEVAHLEGGMGAWVEAGGPVETPEPKG, from the coding sequence ATGGAGAAGAAGACCGCCGCCGAGCTCGTCGCCGCCGCGCGCGAGCGGATCGAGGAATGGGACGTCGCGCGGCTGCGCGCCGCGCCCGATGCCGTGATCGTCGACATCCGCGACGTGCGCGAGCGGGCCAAGGGCAAGATCCCGGGCTCGGTCCACGCGCCGCGCGGCATGCTGGAATTCTGGTGGGATCCCGAAAGCCCCTATCATCGCGAGGTCTTCGCGGGGCCGGGACCTTACGTGCTGCATTGCGCCAGTGGCTGGCGCTCGGCGCTGGCGGCGGCGGCGCTGCAGGACATGGGCTACGAGGTGGCGCATCTCGAAGGCGGGATGGGTGCCTGGGTCGAGGCCGGCGGCCCGGTCGAGACCCCGGAGCCGAAGGGCTGA
- the fsa gene encoding fructose-6-phosphate aldolase, translated as MKFFVDTADIDAIRELNELGMVDGVTTNPSLIMKAGRDIKEVTAEIAAMVDGPVSAEVVATEHDQMLKEGRHLAKIAPNICVKVPLTWDGLKTCKVLSDEGTQVNVTLCFSANQALLAAKAGATFISPFIGRLDDINVDGMDLIRDIREIYDNFDFKTQILAASIRSANHMKEAALIGADVATAPPNVIQGMVKHPLTDAGLTAFLKDWEKTGQKIL; from the coding sequence ATGAAATTCTTCGTCGACACCGCCGATATCGACGCCATCCGCGAGCTCAACGAATTGGGCATGGTGGACGGCGTCACCACCAACCCTTCGCTGATCATGAAGGCTGGGCGCGACATCAAGGAGGTCACCGCCGAGATCGCCGCGATGGTCGACGGCCCGGTCTCGGCCGAGGTGGTCGCCACCGAGCACGACCAGATGCTGAAGGAAGGCCGCCATCTCGCGAAGATCGCGCCCAATATCTGCGTCAAGGTCCCGCTGACCTGGGACGGGCTGAAGACCTGCAAGGTGCTGTCCGACGAGGGTACGCAGGTGAACGTGACCCTGTGCTTCAGCGCCAACCAGGCGCTCCTGGCGGCCAAGGCGGGCGCGACCTTCATCTCGCCCTTCATCGGCCGGCTGGACGACATCAATGTCGACGGCATGGACCTGATCCGCGACATCCGCGAGATCTACGACAATTTCGACTTCAAGACCCAGATCCTGGCGGCCTCGATCCGCAGCGCGAACCACATGAAGGAGGCCGCGCTGATCGGGGCCGACGTGGCGACCGCGCCGCCCAATGTCATCCAGGGCATGGTCAAGCACCCGCTGACCGATGCCGGGTTGACCGCCTTCCTCAAGGATTGGGAGAAGACCGGCCAGAAGATCCTCTGA
- the gloB gene encoding hydroxyacylglutathione hydrolase, which produces MTIRDSLTTIPCLSDNYAFLFETGGRRVLVDAPEAGPILAALDGRPLTDILLTHHHPDHVQGVAELVAATGAKVWGAAADAHRLPPLDHALEPGDRIEIGTETGAVWDVSGHTIGHIAFVFDGVAFTGDSLMAAGCGRLFEGAPAQMLTSLRQFDTLPGETLIASGHEYTGNNLAFARTLEPSNAQLISRIAEVERLRAEGEPSVPSVLETERHTNPFLRAHIEAIKDATGTSGQSDEATFAATRRAKDAF; this is translated from the coding sequence ATGACCATCCGCGACAGCCTGACCACCATCCCCTGCCTGAGCGACAATTACGCCTTCCTGTTCGAGACCGGCGGCCGGCGCGTCCTCGTCGATGCGCCCGAGGCGGGTCCGATCCTCGCGGCGCTGGATGGGCGGCCGCTGACCGACATCCTGCTGACGCATCACCACCCCGATCACGTGCAGGGCGTGGCCGAGCTGGTCGCGGCGACCGGCGCGAAGGTCTGGGGGGCCGCCGCTGACGCGCATCGTCTGCCGCCGCTCGACCACGCGCTCGAACCCGGCGACCGCATCGAGATCGGGACCGAGACCGGCGCTGTCTGGGACGTTTCGGGCCATACGATCGGCCATATCGCCTTCGTTTTCGACGGGGTCGCGTTCACCGGCGACAGCCTGATGGCCGCCGGTTGCGGGCGCCTGTTCGAGGGCGCGCCCGCACAGATGCTGACGAGCCTGCGGCAGTTCGACACCCTGCCCGGCGAGACGCTGATTGCCTCGGGGCACGAGTACACTGGCAACAACCTCGCGTTTGCGCGCACACTTGAACCGTCAAATGCACAGCTTATCTCTCGCATTGCGGAGGTCGAGCGGCTGCGCGCGGAGGGAGAGCCTTCCGTCCCCTCGGTCCTCGAGACCGAACGCCACACCAACCCGTTCCTGCGCGCCCATATCGAAGCGATCAAGGACGCCACGGGGACAAGCGGACAATCGGACGAGGCCACCTTTGCCGCGACGCGTCGCGCGAAGGATGCCTTCTGA
- the clpA gene encoding ATP-dependent Clp protease ATP-binding subunit ClpA, with amino-acid sequence MPSFSNTLEQAIHAALAQANARRHELATLEHLLLVLIDEPDAARVMKACGVNLDELRQTVEEFIEDDLSTLVTDVEGSEAVPTAAFQRVIQRAAIHVQSSGRTEVTGANVLVAIFAERESNAAYFLQEQDMTRYDAVNFIAHGVAKDPEYGETRPVQGSDEEESFNAASDGPNPAENRESALAKYTVDLNKKSAKGDVDPLIGRELEVERCIQVLCRRRKNNPLLVGDPGVGKTAIAEGLALKIVKGEVPDVLSGATIFSLDMGALLAGTRYRGDFEERLKAVVSELEEHPDAVLFIDEIHTVIGAGATSGGAMDASNLLKPALAGGKLRTMGSTTYKEFRQHFEKDRALSRRFQKIDVNEPSVEDTVKILKGVKSYFEDHHSIKYTADAIKTAVELSARYINDRKLPDKAIDVIDEAGAAQALVVESKRRKTIGTKEIEAVVAKIARIPPKNVSKDDAEVLRDLEASLKRVVFGQDAAIEALSSAIKLARAGLREPEKPIGNYLFAGPTGVGKTEVAKQLASTLGVEMLRFDMSEYMEKHAVSRLIGAPPGYVGFDQGGLLTDGVDQHPHCVLLLDEIEKAHPDVFNILLQVMDHGKLTDHNGRAVDFRNVVLIMTSNAGASDAARAPLGFGRDRREGEDTAAIERTFTPEFRNRLDAVISFGPLPKDTILQVVEKFVLQLEAQLLDRGVTIELTRAAAEWLADKGYDDKMGARPLARVIQEHVKKPLAEELLFGKLAKGGVVKVGVKNGELDLRIEEPGPSKLSNKKPPLLTAD; translated from the coding sequence ATGCCATCGTTCTCGAACACTCTCGAGCAAGCCATCCACGCGGCGCTGGCGCAGGCCAATGCGCGTCGCCACGAACTCGCCACCCTCGAACACCTTCTGCTGGTCCTGATCGACGAGCCGGACGCCGCCCGCGTCATGAAGGCCTGCGGCGTCAATCTCGACGAGCTGCGCCAGACGGTGGAGGAATTCATCGAAGACGATCTCTCGACGCTGGTGACGGACGTCGAGGGCTCCGAAGCCGTCCCGACCGCCGCCTTCCAGCGCGTGATCCAGCGCGCCGCCATCCACGTGCAGTCCTCGGGCCGCACCGAGGTGACGGGAGCGAATGTCCTGGTCGCCATCTTCGCCGAGCGTGAATCGAACGCCGCCTACTTCCTGCAGGAGCAGGACATGACCCGCTACGACGCGGTGAACTTCATCGCGCATGGCGTGGCGAAGGACCCCGAATACGGCGAGACGCGGCCCGTCCAGGGCTCGGACGAGGAGGAAAGCTTCAACGCCGCCTCCGACGGGCCGAACCCGGCCGAGAACCGCGAGAGCGCGCTGGCCAAGTACACCGTCGATCTCAACAAGAAGTCGGCCAAGGGCGATGTCGACCCGCTGATCGGGCGCGAGCTCGAGGTCGAGCGCTGCATTCAGGTGCTGTGCCGCCGCCGCAAGAACAACCCGCTGCTGGTGGGCGACCCGGGCGTCGGCAAGACCGCGATCGCGGAAGGCCTCGCGCTCAAGATCGTCAAGGGCGAGGTGCCGGACGTGCTGTCGGGCGCCACGATCTTCTCGCTCGACATGGGCGCGCTGCTGGCCGGCACCCGCTACCGCGGCGATTTCGAGGAGCGGCTGAAGGCCGTCGTCTCGGAGCTCGAGGAGCATCCCGACGCCGTCCTCTTCATCGACGAGATCCACACCGTGATCGGCGCCGGGGCCACCTCGGGCGGCGCGATGGACGCGTCGAACCTGCTCAAGCCGGCGTTGGCCGGCGGCAAGCTGCGCACCATGGGCTCGACCACCTACAAGGAGTTCCGTCAGCATTTCGAGAAGGACCGCGCGCTGTCGCGGCGCTTCCAGAAGATCGACGTGAACGAGCCCTCGGTCGAGGACACGGTGAAGATCCTCAAGGGCGTGAAGTCCTATTTCGAGGATCACCACTCGATCAAGTACACCGCCGACGCGATCAAGACCGCGGTGGAACTTTCGGCGCGCTATATCAACGACCGCAAGCTGCCCGACAAGGCGATCGACGTGATCGACGAGGCCGGGGCCGCGCAGGCGCTGGTGGTCGAATCGAAGCGCCGCAAGACCATCGGCACGAAGGAGATCGAGGCCGTCGTGGCCAAGATCGCCCGGATCCCGCCGAAGAACGTCTCGAAGGACGACGCCGAGGTACTGCGCGATCTCGAAGCCTCGCTCAAGCGCGTGGTCTTCGGCCAGGACGCGGCGATCGAGGCACTCAGCTCGGCGATCAAGCTGGCCCGCGCGGGCCTGCGCGAGCCCGAGAAGCCCATCGGCAACTACCTGTTCGCGGGCCCGACCGGCGTCGGCAAGACCGAGGTCGCCAAGCAACTCGCCTCCACGCTGGGGGTCGAGATGCTGCGCTTCGACATGTCGGAATACATGGAGAAGCACGCCGTCTCGCGCCTGATCGGCGCGCCCCCGGGCTATGTCGGCTTCGACCAGGGCGGTCTGCTGACCGACGGGGTCGACCAGCATCCGCATTGCGTGCTGCTGCTCGACGAGATCGAGAAGGCGCATCCGGACGTGTTCAACATCCTGCTGCAGGTGATGGATCACGGCAAGCTGACCGACCATAACGGCCGGGCGGTGGATTTCCGCAACGTGGTGCTGATCATGACGTCGAATGCCGGCGCCTCGGATGCCGCGCGCGCGCCGCTGGGCTTCGGCCGCGATCGCCGCGAGGGCGAGGACACCGCCGCGATCGAACGGACCTTCACGCCGGAATTCCGCAACCGGCTGGACGCGGTGATCAGCTTCGGCCCGCTGCCCAAGGACACGATCCTGCAGGTGGTCGAGAAGTTCGTGCTCCAGCTGGAAGCGCAGCTTCTGGACCGCGGCGTGACGATCGAGCTGACCCGCGCGGCCGCCGAATGGCTGGCCGACAAGGGCTACGACGACAAGATGGGCGCCCGGCCGCTGGCCCGCGTGATCCAGGAGCACGTCAAGAAGCCGCTCGCGGAGGAGCTTCTCTTCGGCAAGCTGGCCAAGGGCGGCGTGGTCAAGGTCGGCGTGAAGAACGGCGAGCTCGATCTGCGGATCGAGGAGCCGGGGCCGTCGAAGCTCTCGAACAAGAAGCCGCCGCTTCTGACCGCCGACTGA
- a CDS encoding tyrosine recombinase XerC — protein sequence MSVALSPGLRDALQAWRDHLRALDGAAEATVTAYGADVAAILSFLAAHRGGPMGLGQIGQLGAGDLRAWMAAERMRGTAARSVARRLSALKSFTRWLSEREGFDPTAILSARAPRFRKPLPRPLPQDAARELIDTVGLQHAEPWIAARDVAVVTILYGCGLRISEGLGLTGADAPLAQVLRIRGKGGKERLVPVLPAARAAVERYRAICPHDLSRDAPLFRGARGGPLSPRIVSGVMARARMQLGLPSTATPHALRHSFATHLLEAGGDLRAIQELLGHASLSTTQAYTAVDAVHLMETYARAHPHGR from the coding sequence GTGTCGGTCGCGCTGAGCCCCGGCCTGCGCGACGCGCTGCAGGCGTGGCGCGACCACCTGCGCGCGCTCGACGGCGCGGCAGAGGCCACGGTGACGGCCTATGGCGCGGACGTGGCGGCGATCCTGTCGTTCCTGGCCGCCCATCGCGGCGGGCCGATGGGCCTCGGGCAGATCGGGCAGCTGGGGGCCGGGGACCTGCGCGCCTGGATGGCCGCCGAGCGGATGCGCGGCACCGCCGCCCGCTCGGTCGCGCGGCGGCTGTCCGCCCTCAAGAGCTTCACCCGCTGGCTGTCGGAGCGCGAGGGCTTCGACCCCACCGCGATCCTGTCGGCCCGCGCGCCCCGGTTCCGCAAGCCGCTGCCGCGCCCCCTGCCGCAGGATGCCGCGCGCGAGCTGATCGACACGGTCGGGCTACAACATGCCGAGCCGTGGATCGCCGCCCGCGACGTCGCGGTGGTGACGATCCTCTACGGCTGCGGGCTGCGCATTTCCGAAGGATTGGGCCTGACTGGCGCCGACGCGCCGCTGGCCCAGGTGCTGCGCATCCGCGGCAAGGGCGGCAAGGAGCGCCTGGTCCCGGTCCTGCCCGCGGCGCGGGCCGCGGTCGAACGCTACCGCGCGATCTGTCCGCACGACCTGTCGCGAGATGCGCCGCTGTTTCGCGGGGCGCGGGGCGGGCCGCTCTCGCCGCGCATCGTCTCAGGCGTGATGGCGCGGGCGCGGATGCAGCTGGGCCTGCCCTCGACGGCCACGCCCCACGCGCTGCGCCACAGCTTCGCGACCCACCTGCTGGAGGCGGGGGGCGACCTGCGCGCGATCCAGGAATTGCTGGGCCATGCCTCGCTCTCGACGACTCAGGCCTATACGGCGGTCGACGCGGTCCACCTCATGGAGACCTACGCCCGGGCCCATCCGCACGGGCGCTAA
- a CDS encoding LysE family translocator, whose translation MDLTTWAAFMAASAALLAIPGPTVLLVLSYALSQGRRVALASALGVGTGDLLAMSLSLAGLGALVLASATLFTVLKWIGAAYLVWMGIGLWRAAGSARWTETQAAPVPARAVFRHAALVTALNPKSIVFFIAFVPQFVDPGAALGPQFAILTASFVGLATVNAGLYALLADRMRAGMRRPSVLRRITRAGGAALVAMGLATALTRRA comes from the coding sequence ATGGACCTGACCACATGGGCCGCCTTCATGGCCGCCTCCGCTGCCCTGCTGGCCATTCCGGGGCCGACCGTCCTGTTGGTCCTGTCCTATGCGCTGAGCCAGGGACGCCGCGTCGCGCTGGCCTCGGCGCTGGGCGTGGGCACGGGCGACCTGCTCGCGATGAGCCTATCGCTCGCCGGGCTCGGCGCGCTGGTGCTGGCATCGGCCACGCTCTTCACCGTGCTGAAATGGATCGGCGCGGCCTATCTGGTCTGGATGGGGATCGGGCTCTGGCGGGCCGCCGGATCGGCGCGCTGGACCGAGACGCAGGCCGCGCCGGTCCCGGCCCGCGCCGTCTTCCGCCATGCCGCATTGGTGACCGCACTCAACCCCAAGAGCATCGTCTTCTTCATCGCCTTCGTGCCGCAATTCGTAGATCCGGGCGCGGCGCTCGGGCCGCAATTCGCGATCCTGACCGCCAGCTTCGTGGGCCTCGCGACGGTGAACGCGGGGCTCTACGCGCTGCTGGCCGACCGGATGCGCGCGGGGATGCGGCGGCCGTCGGTGCTGCGCCGGATCACCCGCGCGGGCGGCGCGGCGCTGGTCGCGATGGGGCTCGCCACGGCGTTGACGCGGCGCGCCTGA
- a CDS encoding CBU_0592 family membrane protein, producing the protein MTGFDLAETAPMQLLGLLGAVLYICNYCALAMRLVDTSGSLYFLLQLAAATMVLLSLSEAFNVGAMMIQIFFITVSLLALLTRLRRARTPQRRDRAARLRPLGTDPLRARRETRDPPATRNTGREDPEEAEAPAMGGATA; encoded by the coding sequence ATGACGGGCTTCGATCTTGCCGAAACCGCTCCGATGCAGCTTCTGGGGCTGCTCGGGGCCGTGCTCTACATCTGCAATTACTGCGCGCTGGCGATGCGCCTCGTCGATACCTCGGGCAGCCTGTATTTCCTGTTGCAGCTCGCCGCGGCGACGATGGTGCTGCTGAGCCTCAGCGAAGCCTTCAATGTCGGCGCGATGATGATCCAGATCTTCTTCATCACCGTCAGCCTGCTGGCCCTCCTGACGCGCCTGCGCCGGGCCCGCACGCCGCAGCGCCGGGACCGCGCGGCGCGCTTGCGGCCCCTCGGGACCGATCCGCTTCGCGCGCGGCGTGAAACGCGAGATCCGCCGGCCACTCGGAACACCGGGCGCGAGGACCCGGAGGAAGCCGAGGCCCCGGCGATGGGCGGCGCAACCGCCTAG
- a CDS encoding M23 family metallopeptidase, translating into MRLLVPLLLLTWPAAAEPRLVLPIDCELGENCMIQHHVDLDPGPGVRDWTGGTLAYDGHNGTDFRLPDRAAMEAGVAVRAPAAGTVIGTRDGQPDRGLPQRARMDGVECGNGVRIDLGEGWITQLCHMARGSVAVRTGDRVAQGDLLGRVGLSGATEFPHLHMRIERDGAVVDPFRAGLWQDAPPYAPGGLLSAGFSDAMPDYEAVKAGTADAAALPLDAPALVLWGAAFGAQPGDVIALEILGPGGREVIAHEARLDRAQAQLFRAAGRPLRARRWRGGTYRGIVRMLRDGAEIDRIEIEIPVG; encoded by the coding sequence ATGCGCCTCCTCGTCCCGCTCCTCCTCCTCACCTGGCCCGCCGCGGCAGAGCCGCGCCTCGTCCTGCCGATCGATTGCGAGCTGGGCGAGAATTGCATGATCCAGCATCATGTCGATCTGGATCCCGGCCCGGGCGTCCGCGACTGGACGGGCGGCACGTTGGCCTATGACGGCCATAACGGCACCGATTTCCGGCTGCCGGACCGGGCGGCGATGGAGGCCGGCGTGGCCGTCCGCGCCCCGGCCGCGGGCACGGTCATCGGTACGCGCGACGGCCAGCCGGATCGCGGCCTGCCCCAGCGCGCCCGCATGGACGGCGTCGAATGCGGCAACGGAGTCCGGATCGATCTCGGGGAGGGCTGGATCACCCAGCTTTGCCACATGGCCCGCGGCTCCGTCGCCGTTCGCACCGGCGACCGGGTGGCGCAGGGCGACCTTCTGGGTCGCGTCGGCCTCTCGGGGGCGACGGAATTTCCGCATCTTCACATGCGGATCGAACGCGACGGCGCCGTCGTCGACCCGTTCCGCGCCGGTCTCTGGCAGGACGCGCCGCCCTATGCACCGGGCGGGCTGCTGTCGGCAGGCTTCTCGGATGCTATGCCCGATTACGAGGCGGTCAAGGCGGGCACGGCCGATGCCGCCGCCCTGCCCCTCGACGCGCCGGCTCTGGTCCTCTGGGGCGCGGCCTTCGGCGCGCAGCCGGGCGACGTGATCGCACTGGAAATCCTCGGCCCCGGCGGGCGCGAGGTGATCGCGCACGAGGCCCGGCTCGACCGCGCGCAGGCCCAGCTCTTCCGCGCGGCGGGGCGGCCGCTGCGCGCCCGGCGCTGGCGCGGCGGCACCTATCGCGGGATCGTGCGGATGCTGCGCGACGGGGCGGAGATCGACCGGATCGAGATCGAGATCCCGGTCGGGTGA
- a CDS encoding RidA family protein, translated as MIERKLTTSRMSQINIHGQTVYLAGQVGEGASVTDQTTDMLARIDRLLTQAGSSREHILQAVIWLADMDDFEEMNAVWDAWVPEGHAPARACGEARLARPEFRVEIIVTAALKG; from the coding sequence ATGATCGAACGCAAGCTGACCACAAGCCGGATGAGCCAGATCAACATCCACGGCCAGACGGTCTACCTGGCCGGCCAGGTGGGCGAGGGTGCCTCGGTGACGGACCAGACGACCGACATGCTGGCCCGGATCGACCGTCTGCTGACCCAGGCGGGTTCCTCGCGCGAGCATATCCTGCAGGCGGTGATCTGGCTGGCTGACATGGACGATTTCGAGGAGATGAACGCCGTCTGGGACGCCTGGGTGCCCGAGGGCCACGCCCCCGCCCGCGCCTGCGGCGAAGCCCGGCTGGCCCGGCCGGAGTTCCGGGTCGAGATCATCGTGACGGCGGCGCTGAAGGGCTGA
- a CDS encoding SDR family NAD(P)-dependent oxidoreductase, whose product MDRIALITGAAQGIGYACAEALAEDGCRVVLADIKDSVHDAAAKLGGTGYVCDMGDGAQIATLFDTVEAEIGPVSVLVNNAGIAIGSDFLEMSEADFRKVLDVNLVGVFLATQRAAKTMVAKGIEGAIVNMSSINAQVAIPAIAGYCASKGGVMQLTKVAALALAPHNIRVNAVGPGSIDTEMMAAVNADPAAFDRAMSRTPLKRPGTAREIGDVVAFLASSKASYVTGETVYVDGGRLGLNYTV is encoded by the coding sequence ATGGACCGCATCGCATTGATCACCGGCGCCGCGCAGGGCATCGGCTATGCCTGCGCCGAGGCGCTGGCCGAAGACGGCTGCCGCGTGGTGCTTGCCGATATCAAGGACAGCGTGCACGACGCCGCGGCGAAGCTGGGCGGGACGGGCTATGTCTGCGACATGGGCGACGGGGCGCAGATCGCCACGCTCTTCGACACGGTCGAGGCCGAGATCGGGCCAGTCTCGGTGCTGGTCAACAATGCCGGCATCGCGATCGGAAGCGATTTCCTCGAGATGTCCGAGGCCGATTTCCGCAAGGTGCTGGACGTGAACCTCGTGGGTGTCTTCCTGGCGACGCAGCGGGCCGCGAAGACCATGGTCGCCAAGGGCATCGAGGGCGCCATCGTAAACATGTCCTCGATCAACGCGCAGGTCGCGATCCCGGCGATCGCGGGCTATTGCGCGTCGAAGGGCGGGGTGATGCAGCTGACGAAAGTGGCCGCGCTGGCGCTCGCCCCGCACAACATCCGTGTGAACGCCGTGGGCCCCGGCTCGATCGACACCGAGATGATGGCCGCGGTCAACGCGGATCCGGCCGCCTTCGACCGCGCCATGTCGCGCACGCCGCTTAAGCGGCCCGGCACGGCGCGCGAGATCGGCGATGTCGTGGCCTTTCTCGCCTCGTCCAAGGCCAGTTACGTGACCGGCGAGACGGTCTATGTCGATGGCGGACGCCTCGGCCTCAACTACACGGTGTGA
- a CDS encoding DUF484 family protein — protein sequence MSEQTAPAAAQDWRDRVLTDPDMILDDRDVMRALIAANERQMGQNIVDLRGIAMDRLEARLDRLEDTHRSVIAAAYENLAGTNQIHRCVLRLLDCAALPELLDLMAEDLADILRVDRIRLVLESAAPGEAPHESVAPVAAGFCHDYVTQGRNLPARQVTLRQCDAASAAVFGEAADFIRSEALLRLEMGDGRMPGLLVLGAEDPHQFRANQGTELLTFFTGVFERVLRRHLG from the coding sequence ATGAGCGAGCAGACCGCCCCGGCGGCCGCGCAGGATTGGCGCGACCGCGTTTTGACCGACCCCGACATGATCCTCGACGATCGCGACGTGATGCGCGCGCTGATCGCCGCGAACGAGCGCCAGATGGGCCAGAACATCGTCGACCTGCGCGGCATCGCGATGGACCGGCTGGAGGCGCGGCTGGACCGGCTGGAGGACACGCATCGCTCGGTCATCGCCGCCGCCTACGAGAACCTCGCCGGCACGAACCAGATCCACCGCTGCGTGCTGCGGCTTCTGGACTGCGCCGCGCTTCCCGAGCTGCTGGACCTGATGGCCGAGGACCTGGCCGACATCCTGCGCGTCGACCGCATCCGGCTGGTGCTGGAAAGCGCCGCGCCGGGCGAGGCGCCGCACGAGAGCGTGGCCCCGGTCGCTGCGGGGTTCTGCCACGACTACGTCACGCAGGGCCGGAACCTGCCCGCGCGGCAGGTCACGCTGCGCCAATGCGACGCCGCCTCGGCGGCGGTGTTCGGCGAGGCTGCGGATTTCATCCGCTCCGAGGCGCTGCTCCGGCTGGAGATGGGCGACGGCCGGATGCCGGGGCTCCTGGTCCTCGGCGCCGAGGACCCGCACCAGTTCCGCGCCAACCAGGGCACCGAGCTTCTGACCTTCTTCACCGGCGTGTTCGAGCGGGTCCTGCGCCGGCACCTGGGCTGA
- a CDS encoding class I SAM-dependent methyltransferase — MHLDVLDLRQFYYRTQLGRAAQKAVRDRLLALWPEAKGQTVAGFGFAVPLLRPYLAEARRVIGLMPAPQGVMHWPAGMKNVSVLCEETLWPLETGVVDRLVALHGLDTSENPTALLDEAARVLGPGGRAIFIVPNRSGLWARRDRTPFGFGRPYSLGQLEAQVKRAGLVPERHAAALFRPPREGKFWQRTGDMVEGMGQRLSSSGGGGVIMLEVSKQVPARPRPGLAERVRRPLRVLEGVPEPQAAGRVRDRSG; from the coding sequence ATGCATCTCGACGTGCTGGATCTGCGACAATTCTACTACCGGACCCAGCTCGGGCGGGCAGCGCAGAAGGCGGTGCGCGACCGGCTGCTGGCGCTCTGGCCCGAGGCGAAGGGCCAGACCGTGGCCGGCTTCGGCTTCGCGGTGCCGCTCCTGCGACCCTACCTGGCGGAGGCGCGGCGGGTGATCGGGCTGATGCCCGCGCCGCAGGGGGTGATGCACTGGCCCGCCGGCATGAAGAACGTCTCGGTCCTCTGCGAGGAGACGCTCTGGCCGCTGGAGACCGGCGTGGTCGACCGGCTGGTCGCGCTGCACGGGCTCGACACCTCGGAGAACCCGACGGCCCTTCTGGACGAGGCCGCGCGCGTCCTGGGCCCCGGCGGGCGGGCGATCTTCATCGTGCCGAACCGTTCGGGCCTCTGGGCGCGGCGCGACCGCACGCCCTTCGGCTTCGGGCGGCCCTATTCGCTGGGCCAGCTCGAGGCGCAGGTGAAGCGCGCGGGTCTCGTGCCCGAACGCCATGCCGCCGCGCTGTTCCGCCCCCCGCGCGAGGGCAAGTTCTGGCAGCGCACCGGCGACATGGTCGAGGGGATGGGCCAGCGGCTGTCCTCCTCGGGCGGCGGCGGCGTCATCATGCTGGAGGTGTCCAAGCAGGTCCCCGCGCGGCCGCGCCCCGGCCTCGCCGAACGCGTGCGCCGGCCACTACGGGTCCTGGAAGGCGTGCCGGAGCCACAGGCCGCCGGGCGGGTACGCGACCGGTCGGGCTAG